From Malaciobacter mytili LMG 24559:
CTGTAAATTTAGAAGATGGAGAAGAAAAGTTTGATGAGGTATGTAAATTAGCTAAAAAATTTGGTGCAGCTTTAGTTTGTTTAGTTATTGATGAAGTAGGAATGGCAAAAACTAAAGAAAGAAAAGTAGAAGTTGCCCAAAGAATATATGATTTAGCAACAACAAGACATGGCTTTAGACCTGAAGATTTAGTTTTTGATATGTTAGTATTTACCGTTGGTTCAGGAGATGATGAGTATAGAACAGCTGCTATTGAAACAATTGAAGCTATAAGGGAGTTTCAAAATAGACATCCAAAAGTAGGTACAACTTTAGGTTTATCAAATATCTCGTTTGGTCTTGATGCAAAAGCTAGAATATATTTAAACTCAATGTTTTTACATCATTGTGTACAAGCAGGTCTTACAAGTGCTATTGTAAATGTTAAACATATTTTACCTATAAATAAAATAAGTGAAGAAGATAGAATAGCTTGTGATGATTTATTATTTAATAATCAAGAAAAAGGTGATCCTTTATTTAAATTTATAGATCATTTTTCTAATATTGAAGAACAAGCTGAAGAGAGTGATGAAGAGTTTCAAAAATTAAAGCCAATTGATAAAGTGAAAAAACTTTTATTAGATGGTGACAAAGATAGAATGTTACCACTAGTTGAAGAATTAAGACATACTGTAAATCCAGAAATTATTGTAAATGAGTGGTTAATTGATGGAATGAAAGTTATTGGAGAACTTTTTGGAAGTGGTCAAATGCAATTGCCATTTGTTCTTCAAAGTGCAGAAACAATGAAAGCAACAGTTGATGCTTTAAATCCATATTTACCAAAAGAAGATAAAGCAACTGAAACTGTTTTAGTTTTAGGAACTGTAAAAGGCGATGTTCATGATGTTGGTAAAAACTTAGTTGATATTATTTTAAGTAATAATGGTTTTAAAGTTATAAATATTGGTATAAAAGCAGATATTAATGATTTTATTATTGCAGTAAAAGAACATAAAGCTCAAGCTATTGGTATGAGTGGACTTTTAGTAAAAAGTACAGCTGTTATGAAAGAAAATCTTGAAGAATTACAAAGACAAGGGATAAATATCCCTGTATTGCTTGGAGGGGCTGCTCTTACTAAAGCTTTTATAAATGATTTTTGTAGACCTATATATGATGGCCCAATTTTTTATTGTAGAGATGCTTTTGATGGAGTTGTTTCTATGCAAAGAATTGAAGTTGGAGATGTTAATAATACCGCTTTAGCTGCTGATTTAATTGAAATTGAGGATACTTCAAATAAAAAAGAAGAAGTTGAAGTTGTAATTCCTCCTTATGAACAAATACAATTACCTTCTAAAACAAAGTTTACTTTTCCACCTTTTTGGGGAAGAGTTGCAAAAACAAGTGATAAAATTGATAATGACTTAGTATTTAAATGGATTAATCATAGAGTATTATTTAGACAAAGATGGGGATATAAAAGAGCAGGTCAAAAAACAGAAGAGTTTATAAAACATGAAGAAGAAGTAGTTAAACCTTTATATGAAAGATTAAAAGATGAACTAATTTCAAAAAAGATTTTTAACCCTATTTCTATAATGGCTTATTATCCTTGTATTTCTTATGATAACAAACTATATATATTTGATGCACAAAAATATGGTTTTCACTCTTTGGAAGAAGCAAAAAAAGTTCCTTCTTTAGATGAAGCTATAAAAGTATTAGAATTCCCAAGACAAAAAAGAAAACCACATAGATGTATTGCTGATTTTTTTGCAAATGATAGATTAGATGTGGTTGCTTTTACTCTTGCAAGTGCAGGATTAGAAATAACTCCTTATGAAAGAGAACTATATAATAAAGGAAAATTTACTGAATATTATCAAGTTCATGGATTAGGAGTAGAATTAGCTGAAGCTTTAGCTGAAGTAATACATAAACAAATAAGACTTGATTTAGATATTGTTCCAAAAGAAGGACCAACATTAAATGATGTTCAAATGAAACAATATATAGGATGTAGATACTCTCCAGGATATGCTGCTTGTCCAGAATTAAGTCAAAATAGAGATTTTTATGATTTATTAAGCCCTGAAGAGTTTGGAATTACACTTAGTGAAACCTTCCAAATGGACCCAGAACAAACTACTTGTGCTATTGTAGTGCATCACCCTGAAGCAAATTACTATAATATTTAAGTTAAACAATAAAAAAACACCCCCAAAGTGGGGTGATAAAATAAAAGCCCAAAGAATTTAAAAATTTAAGTTAAATTTTAGGAAAAACCCTTGACAAGGGGTAAAAAATCTATTATAATTCCCGTCCAAATTCGCTGGAACGCTTAAGAAGCGGGAGAGATAGAAATTGAGTTCTTTAAAAACAAAAAGTTTATAAGGAAAGTAATCTTTATAAACTGAATATATATGACAATGAAAAACAAGAAGAATAGAAAATTCTTCGTCTATAACAAAAATTTAATTAATTAATTTTAATTAAAAAACAATGAGTGATAATTTTGTAACAAATAGAGTTACATAATTAGTCAGTTTCAAACACTTTTTGGAGAGTTTGATCCTGGCTCAGAGTGAACGCTGGCGGCGTGCTTAACACATGCAAGTCGAACGAGAACGGGATATAGCTTGCTATATTTGTCAGCTAAGTGGCGCACGGGTGAGTAATGTATAGGTAACATGCCCTTTACAAGGAAATAACAGTTGGAAACGACTGCTAATGTCCTATATGCCTTTAATACTAAAGTATGCAAGGGAAAGATTTATCGGTAAAGGATTGGCCTGTATTGTATCAGTTAGTTGGTGGGGTAATGGCCTACCAAGACAATGACGCATAACTGGTTTGAGAGGATGATCAGTCACACTGGAACTGAGACACGGTCCAGACTCCTACGGGAGGCAGCAGTGGGGAATATTGCACAATGGGGGGAACCCTGATGCAGCAACGCCGCGTGGAGGATGACACATTTCGGTGCGTAAACTCCTTTTATATAGGAAGATAATGACGGTACTATATGAATAAGCGCCGGCTAACTCCGTGCCAGCAGCCGCGGTAATACGGAGGGCGCAAGCGTTACTCGGAATCACTGGGCGTAAAGAGCGTGTAGGCGGATCGATAAGTCAGGAGTGAAATCCTATGGCTCAACCATAGAACTGCTCTTGAAACTGTCAATCTAGAGTATGGGAGAGGTAGATGGAATTTCTGGTGTAGGGGTAAAATCCGTAGAGATCAGAAGGAATACCGATTGCGAAGGCGATCTACTGGAACATAACTGACGCTGAGACGCGAAAGCGTGGGGAGCAAACAGGATTAGATACCCTGGTAGTCCACGCCCTAAACGATGTACACTAGTTGTTGCCATACTAGATATGGCAGTAATGCAGTTAACACATTAAGTGTACCGCCTGGGGAGTACGGTCGCAAGATTAAAACTCAAAGGAATAGACGGGGACCCGCACAAGCGGTGGAGCATGTGGTTTAATTCGACGATACGCGAAGAACCTTACCTGGTCTTGACATAGTAAGAATATTTTAGAGATAGAATAGTGCTAGCTTGCTAGAACTTACATACAGGTGCTGCACGGCTGTCGTCAGCTCGTGTCGTGAGATGTTGGGTTAAGTCCCGCAACGAGCGCAACCCTCGTCGTTAGTTGCTAACAGTTCGGCTGAGAACTCTAACGAGACTGCCTACGCAAGTAGGAGGAAGGTGAGGACGACGTCAAGTCATCATGGCCCTTACGACCAGGGCTACACACGTGCTACAATGGGGTATACAAAGAGCAGCAATACGGTGACGTGGAGCAAATCTCAAAAATACCTCCCAGTTCGGATTGTAGTCTGCAACTCGACTACATGAAGTTGGAATCGCTAGTAATCGTAGATCAGCTACGCTACGGTGAATACGTTCCCGGGTCTTGTACTCACCGCCCGTCACACCATGGGAGTTGATTTCACTCGAAGCAGGGATGCTAAGATAGCTACCTTCCACAGTGGAATCAGCGACTGGGGTGAAGTCGTAACAAGGTAACCGTAGGAGAACCTGCGGTTGGATCACCTCCTTTCAGAGAAAAAACAGATTAAGATTCAATTCTTAATCTGAAAGTCAATATATTCAGTTTATAAAGATTATTTAAAGATAGGTGAAAGGGGCCTATAGCTCAGCTGGCTAGAGCGCTCGACTGATAATCGTGAGGTCACAGGTTCAAGTCCTGTTAGGCCCACCATAAGAAAGATAATCTTTATGGGGAATTAGCTCAGCTGGGAGAGCGCCTGCCTTGCACGCAGGAGGTCAGCGGTTCGATCCCGCTATTCTCCACCAACTTATAAATAAAAAAGAAGAAAATAAGGTGAGAAAAGAAACTTAATATAAGAACTAAAAGAGATTAGTTTTTATATTAGGTTTAAAAAACCTAAAAGTTATTTAAAAACACAATGTTAAAGTCTTTAAATTTTTCGAAAGAGTTTTATTGAAACGAAAGTTTTAATAAAAAATAAAATTTCAAAAAAGAAAACACAACTATCTTATGTTTAATAAGATAGTAGCCAAGGAATAATTATCAAAGGTAGATTAAATAGGAATATTTAATTTATACAAAGAAAGCTATTAAGGGCTAATGGTGGATGCCTAGACTGTAAGAGGCGATGAAGGACGTACTAGACTGCGATAAGCTTCGGGGAGCCGTCAAGAGGCATTGATCCGAAGATTTCCGAATGGGACAACCCAGCATAATGAAGATTATGTTACCCTACGGGGGGCTAACCTGGTGAAGTGAAACATCTCAGTAGCCAGAGGAAGAGAAATCAAACGAGATTCCGTAAGTAGCGGCGAGCGAACGCGGAAGAGGGCAAACCCTATGCTTGCATAGGGGGTTGAAGGACCATAATAAGAGACTAAAGATGATAGTAGAAATAGTTGGAAAGCTATAGCATAGAAGGTGATACTCCTGTATACGAAATTATCAATAGCTCAAATGGTATCCTGAGTAGGTCGGAACACGTGGTATTTTGACTGAAGCCGGGGGGACCACCCTCCAACCCTAAATACTACTTACAGATCGATAGTGAACAAGTACCGTGAGGGAAAGGTGAAAAGTACTCCAGCGAGGAGAGTGAAATAGAACCTGAAACCATTAGCTTACAATCATTCGGAGCCCTATGTTTTAACAGGGTGACGGACTGCCTTTTGCATAATGAGCCTGCGAGTTGTGGTATCTGGCAAGGTTAAGTCAAGTACGAAGCCGTAGCGAAAGCGAGTCTTAATAGGGCGACTAAGTCAGATGCTGCAGACCCGAAACGAAGTGATCTATCCATGGGCAGGTTGAAGCTGGTGTAAGAGCCAGTGGAGGACCGAACCGATAGGCGTTGAAAAGCCTCCGGATGACCTGTGGATAGGGGTGAAAGGCCAATCAAACTTCGTGATAGCTGGTTCTCTCCGAAATATATTTAGGTATAGCCTCTAGAAGTAGCATGTAGGGGTAGAGCACTGAATGGGCTAGGGCTGCTCACCGCGGTACCAAACCCTATCAAACTTCGAATACTACATGTGGAATCTAGGGAGTCAGGCGTAGGGTGATAAAATCATATGTCGAGAGGGGAACAACCCAGACTAACAGCTAAGGTCCCAAAGTTACATCTAAGTGGAAAACGATGTGGAGTTACTGTGACAACCAGGAGGTTGGCTTAGAAGCAGCCATCCTTTAAAGAAAGCGTAACAGCTCACTGGTCTAGTGATTCTGCGCGGAAAATATAACGGGGCTAAGATGTACACCGAAGCTTTAGATTCATATTATATATGAGTGGTAGGAGAGCGTTCTATTCAGCGTAGAAGATGTACCGGTAAGGAGCGTTGGAGCGGATAGAAGTGAGCATGCAGGCATGAGTAGCGATAATTGAGGTGAGAATCCTCAACGCCGAAAACCCAAGGTTTCCTACGCGATGCTCGTCATCGTAGGGTTAGTCGGGACCTAAGTCGAGTCCGAAAGGGGTAGACGATGGTAAATTGGTTAATATTCCAATACCAGCATATAAGCGCGATGTGGGGACGCATAGAGTTAATCGAGGTCACTGATGGAAGTGTGGCTCGAAGGAAGTAGGTTGATACTTAGGCAAATCCGGGTATCACGAGACCGAGATCTTACAGGCCGAACAATCTTTTAGGAGAGCGTTTGGAATCGATGATACTGTCGTGCCAAGAAAAGCCACTAAGTATATTATATGTTGCCCGTACCGTAAACCGACACAGGTGGGTGGGATGAGTATTCTAAGGCGCGTGGAAGAACCCTGGTTAAGGAACTCTGCAAACTAGCACCGTATCTTCGGTATAAGGTGTGCCTCCTCTGGTATATGAACTTGCTTCAAAAAGCTAGAAAGGTTGCAACAAAGAGTCCCTCCCGACTGTTTACCAAAAACACAGCACTTTGCTAACACGTAAGTGGATGTATAAGGTGTGACGCCTGCCCGGTGCTCGAAGGTTAACTGATGATGTTAGAGCAATCGAAGCATTTGATTGAAGCCCGAGTAAACGGCGGCCGTAACTATAACGGTCCTAAGGTAGCGAAATTCCTTGTCGGTTAAATACCGACCTGCATGAATGGCGTAACGAGATGGGAGCTGTCTCAACCAGGGATCCAGTGAAATTGTAGTGGAGGTGAAAATTCCTCCTACCCGCGGAAAGACGGAAAGACCCCGTGCACCTTTACTACAGCTTGACACTGTAGCTTGGATATTCATGTGCAGGATAGGTGGGAGGCTAAGATGACTAGACGCCAGTAGAGTCGGAGCCACCCTTGAGATACCACCCTTGAATATTTGAGTTACTAACTAGGTAGAGTAAACCTCTACTAGGACAATGTCTGGTGGGTAGTTTGACTGGGGCGGTCGCCTCCTAAAAAGTAACGGAGGCTTACAAAGGTTAGTTCATGGCGGATGGAAATCGCCAGCTGAGTATAATGGCATAAACTAGCCTGACTGTGAGACGTACATGTCGAGCAG
This genomic window contains:
- the metH gene encoding methionine synthase; the protein is MRKKIEDLIDNRVLVIDGAMGTQLQVAEIKDEYWYYEGENLEGCNELLNLTAPNVIEKIYSAYAYADANLISTNTFGSMPWVLDEYGIGHMSYELSRLGAKIAREVCDSYQSDEKPRFVLASIGPGTKLPSLGHIEYDEMFEGYKTMAKGLLDGGADIFLLETCQDPLQIKAAIHALNEVAPHIPIMVSVTIELSGTMLIGTDASTIATILEPFNILSLGFNCGTGPKQVHKHVKTLSEVSKFPISVHANAGLPQNKGGYTYYPMGPKEFVELQKEFLQINGVCFLGGCCGTTPQHIKALADAIKGIKPKKPTGKHEPSLASLFNSVPLVQESTALLIGERSNATGSKAFRELLKAEDYEGTLSVGQQQVRAGAHVIDVSVGFAGRDESKDMHEVISLYSQKIALPLMPDSTQIKALETALKKIGGRAIINSVNLEDGEEKFDEVCKLAKKFGAALVCLVIDEVGMAKTKERKVEVAQRIYDLATTRHGFRPEDLVFDMLVFTVGSGDDEYRTAAIETIEAIREFQNRHPKVGTTLGLSNISFGLDAKARIYLNSMFLHHCVQAGLTSAIVNVKHILPINKISEEDRIACDDLLFNNQEKGDPLFKFIDHFSNIEEQAEESDEEFQKLKPIDKVKKLLLDGDKDRMLPLVEELRHTVNPEIIVNEWLIDGMKVIGELFGSGQMQLPFVLQSAETMKATVDALNPYLPKEDKATETVLVLGTVKGDVHDVGKNLVDIILSNNGFKVINIGIKADINDFIIAVKEHKAQAIGMSGLLVKSTAVMKENLEELQRQGINIPVLLGGAALTKAFINDFCRPIYDGPIFYCRDAFDGVVSMQRIEVGDVNNTALAADLIEIEDTSNKKEEVEVVIPPYEQIQLPSKTKFTFPPFWGRVAKTSDKIDNDLVFKWINHRVLFRQRWGYKRAGQKTEEFIKHEEEVVKPLYERLKDELISKKIFNPISIMAYYPCISYDNKLYIFDAQKYGFHSLEEAKKVPSLDEAIKVLEFPRQKRKPHRCIADFFANDRLDVVAFTLASAGLEITPYERELYNKGKFTEYYQVHGLGVELAEALAEVIHKQIRLDLDIVPKEGPTLNDVQMKQYIGCRYSPGYAACPELSQNRDFYDLLSPEEFGITLSETFQMDPEQTTCAIVVHHPEANYYNI